One genomic window of Pseudomonas chlororaphis subsp. piscium includes the following:
- a CDS encoding sensor domain-containing diguanylate cyclase, whose translation MPIPIHDPHHSSDRTLKRLPLLKAAVVFISMVCLCLCGLLYLQLAQSYHYDMARAQVASSNLARAMAQQAEDTFVEADLVLASLADWIQKDGYGSVQKPFLQKIFAQRALALKQLHSLYLFDQTGHWVVTSSNQIPLGEGVVDRDYFRFHQQNTSLLAHVGPAIRSRESGEWIIPLSRRLNDRQGNFEGVLMAGIRLAYFDQFFKSFDIDDNGTMFLALSDGTLLARRPLEERQIGASLARGEIFSRYLPESPSGTAMIRSLVDNKMRLYGYRQLEAYPLVVGAASSKDAVLKDWYASAYQSSAIVALVVMGIGLFGWVFVHQVRNGERIEADLRTAQAALEVIATHDSLTGLANRRLFERALETEFGRGGRQASPLSLIMLDIDFFKRYNDTYGHVAGDRCLAEVAQVLRDCCQRKADLAVRYGGEEFVVLLPDTEMPGALAMAEQIRRSLMEKNIPHTGSPFGRVTLSLGCYCFVPSGSDSSEAFLKHADAALYQAKKSGRNQVAIESVSQPLARSDR comes from the coding sequence TTGCCTATCCCGATTCACGATCCTCACCATTCTTCCGACCGAACCTTGAAGCGACTCCCGCTGCTCAAGGCCGCGGTGGTATTCATTTCGATGGTTTGCCTGTGCCTGTGCGGCCTGCTTTATCTGCAGCTGGCGCAGTCCTATCACTACGATATGGCGCGGGCGCAGGTCGCCTCGTCGAACCTGGCCCGGGCCATGGCGCAGCAGGCCGAAGATACCTTCGTCGAGGCCGATCTGGTGCTGGCCAGCCTGGCCGACTGGATTCAGAAGGATGGTTACGGCTCGGTGCAAAAGCCTTTCCTACAGAAGATCTTTGCGCAGAGGGCACTGGCGCTCAAGCAACTGCATAGCCTGTACTTGTTTGATCAGACGGGGCACTGGGTCGTCACCTCGTCCAATCAGATACCGCTTGGAGAGGGGGTGGTCGACCGGGACTACTTCCGCTTCCATCAGCAGAACACCTCCTTGCTGGCTCACGTCGGCCCGGCGATCCGCAGTCGGGAAAGCGGCGAGTGGATCATTCCGCTGTCGCGGCGCTTGAATGACAGGCAGGGCAATTTCGAGGGCGTGTTGATGGCCGGCATCAGGCTGGCCTATTTCGACCAGTTCTTCAAAAGCTTCGACATCGATGACAACGGCACCATGTTCCTTGCCCTGTCCGATGGCACCTTGCTGGCGCGGCGCCCGCTGGAGGAGCGGCAGATCGGCGCGTCCCTGGCGCGCGGGGAGATTTTCAGCAGGTACTTGCCTGAGTCTCCCTCGGGTACGGCGATGATTCGTTCGCTGGTCGACAACAAGATGCGGCTCTACGGCTATCGCCAGCTGGAGGCTTACCCGCTGGTGGTCGGCGCAGCCAGCTCGAAGGATGCGGTCCTCAAGGACTGGTATGCCAGCGCCTACCAGTCCAGCGCCATTGTCGCCCTGGTGGTTATGGGAATCGGTCTGTTCGGCTGGGTCTTCGTGCATCAGGTGCGCAACGGCGAGCGCATCGAGGCTGACCTGCGGACCGCGCAGGCGGCGCTGGAAGTGATCGCGACCCATGACAGCCTGACCGGCCTGGCCAATCGCCGGCTGTTCGAGCGGGCGCTGGAGACCGAGTTCGGGCGCGGAGGGCGGCAGGCGAGCCCGCTGAGCCTGATCATGCTCGATATCGATTTCTTCAAGCGCTACAACGACACCTACGGCCATGTCGCCGGGGACCGGTGCCTGGCCGAGGTGGCGCAAGTGCTGAGGGATTGCTGCCAGCGCAAGGCCGACTTGGCGGTGCGTTATGGCGGGGAGGAATTCGTGGTCCTGTTGCCCGACACCGAGATGCCGGGCGCTCTCGCCATGGCCGAGCAGATCCGTCGCAGCCTCATGGAGAAAAACATCCCGCATACCGGCTCGCCCTTCGGCCGGGTCACCCTCAGCCTGGGTTGCTACTGCTTCGTGCCGAGTGGGAGCGACAGCAGCGAAGCCTTTCTCAAGCACGCCGATGCCGCGCTGTATCAGGCCAAGAAATCCGGGCGCAATCAGGTGGCGATCGAGAGCGTCAGCCAGCCGTTGGCTCGCTCGGATCGCTGA
- a CDS encoding DUF4952 domain-containing protein — MNRCLSILIGPALLMLASSAQAAPVCGDFLAQIGNKPAYIEFLECHAEPELQTKPLRATYRLAGRDAQAAERYLGEQFRMPPLRHSCCVWDAPPGFYRDPRSQLGYSLFMGSAETFVDRREAWGDIDYFYLTIDLDTEEP, encoded by the coding sequence GTGAACAGATGCCTGTCGATCCTGATCGGCCCTGCGTTGTTGATGCTGGCGTCCAGCGCCCAGGCCGCGCCGGTCTGCGGCGATTTCCTGGCACAAATCGGCAATAAACCCGCCTATATCGAGTTCCTCGAGTGTCACGCCGAACCCGAGCTGCAGACCAAGCCGCTGCGCGCCACCTATCGCCTGGCGGGGCGTGATGCCCAGGCCGCCGAACGCTACCTGGGCGAGCAGTTCCGGATGCCACCCCTGCGGCACTCCTGCTGCGTCTGGGATGCGCCGCCAGGCTTCTACCGCGACCCGCGCAGCCAGCTGGGCTACAGCCTGTTCATGGGGTCGGCGGAAACCTTCGTCGATCGCCGCGAAGCCTGGGGAGATATCGACTATTTCTATCTGACTATCGACCTCGACACCGAGGAACCCTGA
- a CDS encoding arylamine N-acetyltransferase family protein codes for MSQPHLMNFALYLQRLGYDSAPPPTLATLRELQLRHTSTFAFESLSTLLRVPVPIDLASVEHKVLHEGRGGYCYELNQMYQVLLQHLGYEARGITGRVVMGGPEDAWSARAHRLVLLTLDGVRYVSDVGFGGMVPAAPLLLDTEDEQATPHEPYRITERDGSYTLRAKVAGEWRAMYVFDLQRQEAVDYEMGNWFVSTHKNSPFLGQLKVALTGAGLRRTLHNGSYAVHRLGQDSERRQITDPDELIALLQNEFAIRVPQHPRLREALGELLALPQPA; via the coding sequence ATGAGTCAGCCCCACCTGATGAACTTCGCGCTTTACCTACAACGGCTCGGCTACGACAGCGCGCCGCCGCCGACCCTGGCGACCCTGCGCGAGCTGCAGTTGCGCCATACCAGCACCTTCGCCTTCGAAAGCCTGTCGACCCTGTTGCGCGTGCCGGTGCCGATCGACCTGGCCTCGGTGGAACACAAGGTCCTGCATGAGGGCCGTGGCGGCTATTGCTACGAACTCAACCAGATGTACCAGGTGCTGTTGCAGCACCTAGGCTACGAGGCGCGCGGCATTACCGGGCGGGTGGTGATGGGCGGGCCGGAAGATGCCTGGTCCGCGCGCGCTCACCGCCTGGTGCTGCTGACCCTGGATGGCGTGCGTTATGTCTCGGATGTGGGCTTTGGCGGCATGGTGCCCGCCGCGCCGCTGCTGCTCGATACCGAGGACGAGCAGGCCACGCCCCATGAGCCCTATCGCATCACCGAGCGTGACGGCAGTTACACCCTGCGCGCCAAGGTCGCCGGCGAATGGCGGGCGATGTATGTATTCGACCTGCAGCGGCAGGAAGCCGTGGATTACGAAATGGGTAACTGGTTCGTGTCGACCCACAAGAACTCGCCGTTTCTCGGTCAATTGAAGGTCGCGCTGACGGGCGCAGGCCTGCGCCGGACCCTTCACAACGGCAGCTACGCCGTGCATCGCCTGGGCCAGGACAGCGAGCGGCGGCAGATCACCGACCCCGACGAGCTGATTGCTCTGTTGCAGAACGAGTTTGCCATTCGGGTCCCGCAGCATCCGCGGCTGCGTGAAGCCCTCGGCGAATTGCTCGCGCTGCCGCAACCGGCCTGA
- a CDS encoding FMN-dependent NADH-azoreductase translates to MTRLLHIQCSPRKERSASQQIARGFIDRYQTHHPHTEVSTLDLWSLDLPEFDQHALDAKYAGLQGIALSPDQQDAWNTLETLAAHLHNADLLVLSVPLWNYSIPYKLKHFIDLVTQKDILFSFSAEHGLRGLLHNKTAVVAYARGLDFSAQSATPAERFDFQKPYVEAWLKFVAVTQVHALIVEKTILGYEVDQAARQEAGNRARELADSLK, encoded by the coding sequence ATGACCCGCCTGCTGCATATCCAATGCTCCCCCCGCAAAGAGCGCTCCGCCTCGCAACAAATCGCCCGCGGTTTTATCGACCGCTACCAGACCCACCATCCCCACACCGAAGTCAGCACCCTGGACCTGTGGAGCCTGGACCTGCCGGAGTTCGACCAGCACGCCCTGGACGCCAAATACGCCGGACTGCAAGGCATAGCCCTGTCCCCCGACCAGCAAGACGCCTGGAACACCCTCGAAACCCTCGCCGCCCACCTGCACAACGCCGACCTGCTGGTACTCTCCGTGCCCCTGTGGAACTACAGCATCCCCTACAAGCTCAAGCACTTCATCGACCTGGTCACGCAGAAAGACATCCTCTTCAGCTTCAGCGCCGAACACGGCCTGCGCGGCCTGCTGCACAACAAAACCGCGGTCGTCGCCTACGCCCGCGGCCTCGACTTCTCAGCGCAATCCGCCACACCGGCGGAACGCTTTGACTTCCAGAAGCCCTACGTCGAGGCCTGGCTGAAGTTCGTCGCAGTCACCCAGGTGCACGCGCTGATCGTGGAAAAGACCATCCTGGGGTATGAGGTGGATCAAGCGGCGCGGCAAGAGGCTGGGAATCGGGCTCGGGAGCTGGCGGACAGCCTCAAGTGA
- a CDS encoding LysR family transcriptional regulator, with translation MFDVLLLKTFVTVVDEEGFSRAAERLHLTQSAVSGHLRRLEEQVGKPLLTRTTRSQHLTADGERLMAYARAILALNRDAWAELTRSPFHGRVRIGMSEDFVEPRLLRLLQEFAAQYPGMEIDIQVNIPGTLLERMQQGALEVVIGSLCETREPGLLLWQEPLVWASSAYLVGRLPTPLPLALFPEPCPYRAVALQRLAQAGIAQRTAMLCPSNAALRTAALSGFAVAPIATSQLGQGLAVLGAEHGLPALPDAEFRLFTARDADQGIVAALSQVIVAYCAARRV, from the coding sequence ATGTTCGATGTTCTGTTGCTCAAGACCTTTGTGACGGTGGTGGACGAGGAAGGCTTCAGCCGTGCCGCTGAACGGCTGCACCTGACACAGTCGGCGGTCAGCGGGCATCTGCGGCGCCTGGAAGAGCAGGTCGGCAAGCCGCTGCTGACCCGTACCACGCGCTCCCAGCACTTGACCGCCGATGGCGAGCGCCTGATGGCCTATGCCCGAGCCATCCTCGCCTTGAACCGCGATGCCTGGGCCGAGTTGACGCGTTCGCCGTTTCACGGCCGGGTGCGGATCGGCATGTCCGAGGACTTTGTCGAGCCCCGCCTGCTGCGCCTTTTGCAGGAGTTCGCGGCGCAGTACCCGGGCATGGAAATCGATATCCAGGTGAATATTCCCGGCACGCTGTTGGAGCGCATGCAGCAGGGTGCTCTTGAGGTGGTCATAGGTTCGCTGTGTGAAACCCGTGAGCCGGGCCTGCTGTTATGGCAGGAGCCACTGGTATGGGCCAGCTCCGCATACCTGGTCGGCCGCTTGCCGACACCCTTGCCGCTGGCGCTGTTTCCCGAGCCATGCCCTTATCGGGCGGTGGCCCTGCAGCGCCTGGCGCAAGCGGGAATTGCCCAGCGCACGGCAATGCTTTGCCCGAGCAACGCGGCGTTGCGCACAGCGGCCCTGTCCGGGTTCGCGGTGGCGCCGATAGCCACCAGTCAGTTGGGGCAGGGGCTTGCGGTGTTAGGGGCTGAGCATGGTTTGCCGGCGTTGCCTGATGCGGAGTTCCGACTGTTCACGGCCAGGGACGCGGATCAGGGCATAGTGGCTGCGTTGTCCCAGGTGATAGTGGCCTATTGTGCGGCGCGGCGGGTCTAG
- the dusA gene encoding tRNA dihydrouridine(20/20a) synthase DusA gives MLLSSAPTDSPVLSRRFSVAPMMDWTDRHCRFFLRLLSKHALLYTEMVTTGALLNGDHERFLRHDESEHPLALQLGGSTPADLAACARMAQEHGYDEVNLNVGCPSDRVQNNMIGACLMGHPGLVADCVKAMRDAVSIPVTVKHRIGINGRDSYAELCDFVGQVREAGCTSFTVHARIAILEGLSPKENRDIPPLRYDVAARLKTDFPELEIILNGGIKTLEACHEHLQTFDGVMLGREAYHNPYLLAEVDQQLFGSTAPVISRAEALAQLRPYIARHLATGGAMHHITRHVLGLGTGFPGARKFRQLLSVDIHKAKDPLALLDQAGQLLEGR, from the coding sequence ATGCTCTTATCTTCTGCTCCAACTGACTCGCCAGTCCTTTCTCGCCGCTTCTCCGTGGCGCCCATGATGGACTGGACGGATAGGCACTGCCGCTTCTTCCTGCGTCTGCTGTCCAAGCACGCCCTGCTCTACACCGAGATGGTCACCACCGGTGCGTTGCTCAATGGCGATCATGAGCGCTTTCTGCGTCATGACGAGTCCGAGCATCCCTTGGCGTTGCAGTTGGGTGGCAGTACGCCGGCGGATCTGGCGGCTTGTGCGCGGATGGCGCAGGAGCATGGTTACGACGAGGTGAACCTCAACGTTGGCTGTCCGAGCGATCGGGTGCAGAACAACATGATCGGCGCCTGCCTGATGGGACATCCGGGGTTGGTGGCCGATTGTGTGAAGGCGATGCGCGATGCGGTGAGCATTCCGGTAACGGTCAAGCATCGGATCGGCATCAATGGCCGCGACAGTTATGCAGAACTGTGCGATTTCGTCGGCCAGGTGCGCGAGGCTGGTTGCACCAGTTTTACCGTGCATGCGCGGATCGCGATTCTTGAGGGGCTGTCGCCGAAGGAAAACCGTGACATTCCTCCCCTGCGTTATGACGTGGCGGCACGGTTGAAGACGGACTTCCCTGAGTTGGAGATCATCCTCAACGGCGGCATCAAGACCCTGGAAGCCTGCCACGAGCACTTGCAGACCTTCGACGGGGTGATGCTGGGCCGCGAGGCCTATCACAACCCCTACCTGCTGGCGGAGGTGGATCAACAGTTGTTCGGCAGCACGGCACCGGTGATTTCCCGGGCCGAGGCGCTGGCGCAATTGCGGCCTTATATCGCCAGGCACCTGGCCACAGGCGGCGCCATGCACCATATCACTCGCCATGTACTGGGGCTGGGCACCGGTTTTCCGGGGGCACGCAAGTTCCGTCAGCTGCTCTCGGTGGACATCCACAAGGCCAAGGATCCGCTGGCGCTGCTGGATCAGGCAGGACAGTTGCTCGAAGGCCGTTAA
- the tal gene encoding transaldolase, protein MTSKLEQLKQFTTVVADTGDFDAIARVKPVDATTNPSLLLKAAAIPGYAELLNASVSDVKGDIGLASDRFGVAVGKEILKVIPGRISTEVDARLSFDTDAMLKRAHRLIELYDKAGIGRDRVLIKIASTWEGIRAAEQLEREGIQTNLTLLFSFAQAIACAEAGVFLISPFVGRIYDWYKKASGNDYTGADDPGVQSVTRIYNYYKANDYKTVVMGASFRNLNQIEQLAGCDRLTISPDLIEKLAADTGKLERKLAPGHAGEARQSLNEAQFRWASNEDAMATEKLAEGIRQFARDQEKLEALLAAKL, encoded by the coding sequence ATGACTTCCAAGCTGGAACAACTCAAGCAGTTCACCACCGTGGTTGCCGATACCGGCGACTTCGACGCTATCGCCCGGGTCAAACCGGTAGACGCCACCACCAACCCTTCCCTGCTGCTCAAGGCCGCGGCCATTCCGGGTTACGCCGAGCTGCTGAACGCCAGTGTCAGCGACGTCAAGGGCGATATCGGCCTGGCCAGCGACCGTTTTGGCGTCGCGGTGGGCAAAGAAATTCTGAAAGTGATCCCGGGCCGCATTTCCACCGAAGTGGATGCACGTCTGTCGTTCGACACCGACGCCATGCTCAAGCGCGCCCATCGCCTGATCGAGCTGTACGACAAGGCCGGCATCGGCCGTGACCGCGTACTGATCAAGATCGCCTCCACCTGGGAAGGCATCCGCGCCGCCGAGCAACTGGAACGCGAAGGCATCCAGACCAACCTGACCCTGCTGTTCTCCTTCGCCCAGGCAATCGCCTGCGCCGAGGCCGGCGTGTTCCTGATCTCGCCGTTCGTGGGCCGTATCTACGACTGGTACAAGAAGGCCAGCGGCAACGATTATACCGGTGCCGACGATCCAGGCGTGCAGTCGGTGACCCGCATCTACAACTACTACAAGGCCAATGACTACAAGACCGTGGTCATGGGCGCCAGCTTCCGCAACCTGAACCAGATCGAGCAACTGGCCGGCTGCGACCGCCTGACCATCAGCCCCGACCTGATCGAGAAACTGGCCGCCGACACCGGCAAGCTGGAGCGCAAACTGGCTCCGGGCCACGCTGGCGAAGCCCGCCAGAGCCTGAACGAAGCACAGTTCCGCTGGGCCTCCAACGAAGACGCCATGGCCACCGAGAAACTGGCCGAAGGCATCCGTCAGTTCGCCCGCGACCAGGAAAAACTCGAGGCGCTGCTGGCCGCCAAGCTCTGA
- the rssC gene encoding anti-sigma factor antagonist RssC produces MSTGRIQFAEQDGTFVLKFVGEVRLTLCSALDATIERIFTALNFSAIVIDLTETRSIDSTTLGLLAKLSILSRQKVGLLPTVVTTHEDITRLLQSMGFDQVFNIVDRPIPCPECLTDLPSQDQSEEVVRLKVLEAHKILMGLNDSNREAFHDLVNALERH; encoded by the coding sequence ATGAGTACCGGTAGAATCCAATTCGCCGAGCAGGACGGCACCTTCGTCCTGAAGTTTGTCGGTGAAGTGCGCCTGACCCTGTGTTCGGCGCTGGATGCGACTATTGAGCGGATCTTCACGGCGCTGAACTTCTCGGCGATCGTGATCGACCTGACCGAAACCCGCAGCATCGACAGCACCACTCTGGGCCTGCTGGCCAAGCTGTCGATCCTGTCGCGGCAGAAGGTCGGCCTGTTGCCGACCGTCGTCACCACCCACGAAGACATCACCCGACTGCTGCAGTCCATGGGCTTCGATCAGGTGTTCAACATCGTTGACCGTCCGATCCCATGCCCGGAATGCCTGACCGACCTGCCATCCCAGGATCAGTCGGAAGAAGTGGTGCGGCTCAAGGTGCTGGAAGCGCACAAGATCCTCATGGGCTTGAACGACTCCAACCGCGAGGCTTTCCACGATCTGGTGAACGCCCTGGAGCGTCACTGA